The following are encoded together in the Xanthomonas sacchari genome:
- a CDS encoding GIY-YIG nuclease family protein: MAADSPWFLYLLECRNGSYYAGITPDLQARFQAHLRGAGAKYTRANPPVRLLASRAYPDRAAASRAEYALKRLPRGRKLAFLAAPDPAPGADNLQTTAESAAVFRSGFSRDRRDR, from the coding sequence ATGGCCGCCGACTCGCCCTGGTTCCTGTATCTGCTCGAATGCCGCAACGGCAGCTACTACGCCGGCATCACCCCGGACCTGCAGGCGCGCTTCCAGGCGCACCTGCGCGGCGCCGGCGCCAAGTACACCCGCGCCAACCCGCCGGTACGGCTGCTGGCCAGTCGCGCCTACCCCGACCGCGCCGCCGCCTCGCGCGCCGAATACGCACTCAAGCGCTTGCCGCGCGGCCGCAAGCTCGCCTTCCTCGCCGCGCCCGACCCCGCACCTGGCGCCGACAACCTGCAAACGACAGCCGAATCCGCAGCGGTGTTTAGGAGCGGCTTCAGCCGCGACAGGCGTGACCGGTAA
- a CDS encoding 3-deoxy-7-phosphoheptulonate synthase, translating to MAPHTDDLRIRKIEPLTPPSQLQALLPCDEEASQTVTAARAALHEILHGRDDRLAVVIGPCSIHDPVAAMEYAQRLRPLRETYGDALEIVMRVYFEKPRTTVGWKGLINDPNLDGSFDINKGLRLARGLLRDINRLGLPAGVEFLDIISPQYIADLVAWGAIGARTTESQVHREMASGLSCPVGFKNGTSGDVKIAVDAVGAASHPHHFLAVTKDGQTAVAATAGNPDCHVILRGGTQPNYDADSVAAAAQVLEKAGLPARLMVDASHANSGKNPDNQPKVIEDIARQLEAGQSRIVGAMVESHLRGGRQELVAGQPLVYGQSITDGCIDWDTSVQVLERLAQAVRARRQARVAQAA from the coding sequence ATGGCCCCGCACACCGACGATCTGCGCATTCGCAAGATCGAACCGCTGACTCCGCCCTCCCAGCTGCAGGCGCTGCTGCCCTGCGACGAGGAGGCCTCGCAGACCGTCACCGCCGCGCGCGCGGCGCTGCACGAGATCCTGCACGGCCGCGACGACCGCCTGGCGGTGGTGATCGGCCCCTGCTCGATCCACGACCCGGTCGCGGCGATGGAGTACGCGCAGCGCCTGCGCCCGCTGCGCGAGACCTACGGCGATGCGCTGGAGATCGTGATGCGGGTGTACTTCGAAAAGCCGCGCACGACGGTCGGCTGGAAGGGCCTGATCAACGACCCCAACCTCGACGGCAGCTTCGACATCAACAAGGGCCTGCGCCTTGCGCGCGGCCTGCTGCGCGACATCAATCGCCTGGGCCTGCCGGCCGGCGTGGAGTTCCTCGACATCATCTCGCCGCAGTACATCGCCGACCTGGTGGCCTGGGGCGCGATCGGCGCGCGCACCACCGAGAGCCAGGTGCACCGCGAGATGGCCTCGGGCCTGTCGTGCCCGGTGGGCTTCAAGAACGGCACCAGCGGCGACGTCAAGATCGCGGTGGATGCGGTCGGCGCGGCCTCGCATCCGCACCATTTCCTGGCGGTGACCAAGGACGGGCAGACCGCCGTGGCGGCCACCGCCGGCAACCCGGACTGCCACGTGATCCTGCGCGGCGGCACCCAGCCCAACTACGACGCCGACAGCGTCGCCGCGGCGGCGCAGGTACTGGAGAAGGCCGGCCTGCCGGCGCGGCTGATGGTCGACGCCAGCCATGCCAACAGCGGCAAGAACCCGGACAACCAGCCCAAGGTGATCGAGGACATCGCGCGCCAGCTCGAGGCCGGGCAGTCCCGCATCGTCGGCGCGATGGTGGAGAGCCACCTGCGTGGTGGCCGCCAGGAGCTGGTCGCGGGCCAGCCGCTGGTCTACGGCCAGAGCATCACCGACGGCTGCATCGACTGGGACACCTCGGTGCAGGTGCTCGAGCGGCTGGCGCAGGCGGTGCGCGCGCGGCGCCAGGCGCGCGTGGCGCAGGCGGCCTGA
- a CDS encoding TonB-dependent siderophore receptor, translating to MPRRPLTTLAFGIVLALYGASEAHAQDADADTAAPKAAATDLGQVVVTGSRIKRSEVEGAEPVLTISAQQIQQEGFLTVYDVLSTLNQQGSVEADTKYGSHTPNASPVSLRDLGPGRTLLLVNGHRVADYPQPYAGESNFANYANIPSAAVERIEILTGGASAIYGSDAVAGVINVILKQGYEGNQVRLRGGTATAGGRDVVDLSWVGGRSGDKWNLTYALQWTRRDPLSVGERPKMDDQDDESYSNWTAQARKYGFNPFTGLSLVDAGNNTRLAPPSGTCARFGGQFIDAQRLSYDYNSDTVRNLGGYCGMAHDYADWLAASGGDSGSAYLYGTFDFDNGVQAWSTLSTTKSLGYWTYDPPYVYLGPFHDTGSDRDLYAIRQLTRFESGGWKNLANTTKELSWDLSAGLKGRLADRFDWEVAVGRARYTVDEYVRTVDTQKATAYFLGPQLGSTADGTPIYDLNEERWYQPLTGAQYNDLAVKAHNRADSWVNQASANITGELLQGWAGPIKFAAVGEVAKQGYRLSPDPCANTCYPLDVVDYGGGERLRYSGGIEFDVPLLSKLNASLAARHDRYGDYRAYGSDLGAAIGTQRDTTWSAGLEWRPLSTLLLRGSVATSFRAPDMHYVLGEPSSTQQTVIDQYRCIQKGYYLTGGCSAENSDVFYLMQVNRRGTPDLESEHGRSVTAGFVWDIAEGLSLTADYYKIRLQDMIKDLNRDEVLSAEAGCRTGLTTAGGVWVNPGGAEYCARILSRVARDADGRVTGIEQGPINIAQMHVSGVDASLKYRLNTARWGNFSFALDYNNLIGYHEQTYRTDDDKNLRDQKIRSKLRGSVHWENGGPLDLTVYAKRFGSTQAVNWGTCTRFDDGYQPSPSDACRVTDSANRHFGESTTRYFGRVGPALYWNLTAGYRIAPKMKVNLYINNVLNTVGYDNKERYYGYQFYNTTLYDAIGREVAAEYVLDF from the coding sequence ATGCCACGTCGCCCACTCACCACCCTCGCGTTCGGCATCGTGCTGGCGCTGTACGGCGCCAGCGAGGCGCACGCGCAGGACGCCGATGCCGACACCGCCGCGCCCAAGGCCGCCGCCACCGACCTGGGCCAGGTCGTGGTCACCGGCTCGCGGATCAAGCGCTCGGAAGTGGAGGGCGCCGAACCGGTGCTGACGATCAGTGCGCAGCAGATCCAGCAGGAAGGCTTCCTCACCGTCTACGACGTACTCAGCACGCTCAACCAGCAGGGCAGCGTCGAGGCCGACACCAAATACGGCTCGCACACGCCCAATGCCTCGCCGGTGAGCCTGCGCGACCTCGGTCCCGGACGCACGCTGCTGCTGGTCAACGGCCACCGCGTCGCCGACTACCCGCAGCCCTACGCCGGCGAGAGCAACTTCGCCAACTACGCCAACATCCCGTCCGCGGCGGTGGAACGCATCGAGATCCTCACCGGCGGCGCCTCGGCGATCTATGGCTCGGACGCGGTCGCCGGCGTCATCAACGTGATCCTCAAGCAGGGCTACGAAGGCAACCAGGTGCGCCTGCGCGGCGGCACTGCCACCGCCGGCGGGCGCGACGTGGTCGACCTGTCCTGGGTCGGCGGGCGCAGCGGCGACAAGTGGAATCTGACCTACGCGCTGCAGTGGACCCGGCGCGATCCGCTCTCGGTCGGCGAGCGGCCGAAGATGGACGACCAGGACGACGAGTCCTACAGCAACTGGACCGCGCAGGCGCGCAAGTACGGCTTCAATCCGTTCACCGGCCTGAGCCTGGTCGACGCCGGCAACAACACGCGCCTGGCGCCGCCCAGCGGCACCTGCGCACGCTTCGGCGGCCAGTTCATCGATGCGCAGCGGCTGAGCTACGACTACAACAGCGATACCGTGCGCAACCTCGGCGGCTATTGCGGCATGGCCCACGACTACGCCGACTGGCTGGCCGCCAGCGGCGGCGACAGCGGCTCGGCCTATCTGTACGGCACCTTCGACTTCGACAACGGCGTGCAGGCCTGGAGCACGCTGTCCACGACCAAGAGCCTGGGCTACTGGACCTACGACCCACCCTACGTCTACCTCGGCCCGTTCCACGACACCGGCAGCGACCGCGACCTGTACGCGATCCGCCAGCTCACCCGCTTCGAATCCGGCGGCTGGAAGAACCTGGCCAACACCACCAAGGAACTGTCCTGGGACCTGAGCGCCGGCCTCAAGGGCCGCCTCGCCGATCGCTTCGACTGGGAAGTGGCGGTGGGCCGCGCGCGCTACACCGTGGACGAATACGTGCGTACCGTGGACACGCAGAAGGCCACCGCCTATTTCCTCGGCCCGCAGCTGGGCAGCACCGCCGACGGCACGCCGATCTACGATCTCAACGAGGAACGCTGGTACCAGCCGCTGACCGGCGCGCAGTACAACGACCTGGCGGTGAAGGCGCACAACCGCGCCGATTCCTGGGTCAACCAGGCCAGCGCCAACATCACCGGCGAGCTGCTGCAGGGCTGGGCCGGGCCGATCAAGTTCGCCGCGGTCGGCGAAGTGGCCAAGCAGGGCTACCGGCTGTCGCCCGATCCCTGCGCCAACACCTGCTATCCGCTGGACGTGGTCGACTACGGCGGCGGCGAGCGCCTGCGCTACTCCGGCGGCATCGAGTTCGACGTGCCGCTGCTGTCCAAGCTCAACGCCAGCCTGGCCGCGCGTCACGACCGCTACGGCGACTACCGCGCCTACGGCAGCGACCTGGGCGCGGCGATCGGCACCCAGCGCGACACCACCTGGAGCGCCGGCCTGGAGTGGCGGCCGCTTAGCACGCTGCTGCTGCGTGGCAGCGTCGCCACCAGCTTCCGCGCTCCTGACATGCACTACGTGCTCGGCGAGCCCAGTTCCACCCAGCAGACCGTGATCGACCAGTACCGCTGCATCCAGAAGGGCTACTACCTCACCGGCGGCTGCAGCGCCGAGAACAGCGACGTGTTCTACCTGATGCAGGTCAATCGCCGCGGCACCCCGGACCTGGAATCGGAGCATGGCCGCTCGGTCACTGCCGGCTTCGTCTGGGACATCGCCGAGGGCCTGTCGCTGACCGCGGACTACTACAAGATCCGGCTGCAGGACATGATCAAGGACCTCAACCGCGACGAGGTGCTCAGCGCCGAAGCCGGCTGCCGCACCGGCCTGACCACCGCCGGCGGCGTGTGGGTCAATCCCGGCGGTGCCGAATACTGCGCGCGCATCCTCTCGCGCGTGGCGCGCGATGCCGACGGTCGCGTTACCGGCATCGAGCAGGGACCGATCAACATCGCGCAGATGCACGTGTCCGGCGTCGATGCCTCGCTGAAGTACCGGCTCAACACCGCGCGCTGGGGTAACTTCAGTTTCGCCCTGGATTACAACAACCTGATCGGCTACCACGAGCAGACCTACCGCACCGACGACGACAAGAACCTGCGCGACCAGAAGATCCGCAGCAAGCTGCGCGGCAGCGTGCACTGGGAGAACGGCGGCCCGCTGGACCTGACCGTGTACGCCAAGCGCTTCGGCTCCACCCAGGCGGTGAACTGGGGCACCTGCACCCGCTTCGACGACGGCTACCAGCCCAGCCCCTCCGACGCCTGCCGCGTCACCGACAGCGCCAACCGCCATTTCGGCGAAAGCACCACCCGCTACTTCGGCCGCGTCGGCCCGGCGCTGTACTGGAACCTCACCGCCGGCTACCGCATCGCCCCGAAGATGAAGGTCAACCTGTACATCAACAACGTGCTCAACACCGTCGGCTACGACAACAAGGAGCGCTACTACGGCTACCAGTTCTACAACACCACCCTGTACGACGCGATCGGCCGCGAGGTGGCGGCGGAATATGTGCTGGATTTCTGA
- the proP gene encoding glycine betaine/L-proline transporter ProP, with product MSEFHAHFGWFKRRRQLHVEEVTVVDKPMLKRAVGAAALGNAMEWFDFGVYGYLAVTLGHVFFPSTNPTAQLIATFATFTVAFLVRPLGGLVFGPLGDRYGRQKVLAATMILMALGTFSIGLIPSYERIGIWAPILLLVARLVQGFSTGGEYGGAATFIAEYSTDRNRGFMSSWLEFGTLGGYIAGAATVTALHFALSDAQMHDWGWRVPFLIAGPLGLLGLYMRMKLEETPAFQAYAEEAEKREHDAPGLGALFRVHWPQLLKCVGLVLVFNVTDYMLLTYMPSYLSVTMGYAESKGLLLIIIVMLVMMPLNVLGGLFSDRLGRKPMVIGACIALLVLAVPCLRLVGTGNDWLIFLGLMLLGVALVCFTSSMPSTLPALFYTPVRYSALSIAFNVSVSLFGGTTPLVTAWLVERTGDPLVPAYYLMGAAVVGIATMVFVRETAGLPLRGSPPAVASEAEAHALLRSDEPLTVDPTRPELPPSPHATSQAMPT from the coding sequence ATGTCGGAGTTCCACGCCCATTTCGGATGGTTCAAGCGCCGCCGCCAACTGCATGTGGAAGAAGTCACCGTCGTCGACAAACCCATGCTCAAGCGGGCCGTCGGCGCGGCGGCGCTGGGCAATGCGATGGAATGGTTCGACTTCGGCGTGTACGGCTACCTGGCCGTGACCCTGGGCCACGTGTTCTTTCCCAGCACCAACCCGACCGCACAGCTGATCGCCACGTTCGCGACCTTCACCGTGGCGTTCCTGGTGCGCCCGCTGGGCGGGCTGGTGTTCGGCCCGCTGGGCGACCGCTACGGCCGGCAGAAGGTGCTGGCCGCGACCATGATCCTGATGGCGCTGGGCACGTTCTCGATCGGCCTCATCCCCTCCTACGAGCGCATCGGCATCTGGGCGCCGATCCTGTTGCTGGTGGCGCGGCTGGTGCAGGGCTTTTCCACCGGCGGCGAATACGGCGGCGCGGCGACCTTCATCGCCGAGTACTCCACCGACCGCAACCGCGGCTTCATGAGCAGCTGGCTGGAGTTCGGCACGTTGGGCGGCTACATCGCCGGCGCCGCCACGGTGACCGCGCTGCACTTTGCGCTGAGCGATGCGCAGATGCACGATTGGGGCTGGCGCGTGCCGTTCCTGATCGCCGGCCCGCTGGGCCTGCTCGGCCTGTACATGCGCATGAAGCTGGAGGAAACCCCAGCGTTCCAGGCCTATGCCGAAGAGGCGGAAAAGCGCGAGCACGATGCGCCGGGCCTGGGCGCGCTGTTCCGCGTCCATTGGCCGCAGTTGCTCAAGTGCGTTGGCCTGGTGCTGGTGTTCAACGTCACCGACTACATGCTGCTGACCTACATGCCCAGCTATCTCAGCGTCACCATGGGCTATGCCGAGAGCAAGGGCCTGCTGCTGATCATCATCGTGATGCTGGTGATGATGCCGCTCAACGTGCTCGGCGGATTGTTCAGCGATCGCCTGGGCCGCAAGCCGATGGTGATCGGCGCCTGCATCGCGCTGCTGGTGCTGGCGGTGCCGTGCCTGCGGCTGGTCGGCACCGGCAACGACTGGCTGATCTTCCTCGGCCTGATGCTGCTGGGCGTGGCGCTGGTGTGTTTCACCAGCTCGATGCCATCGACCTTGCCGGCGCTGTTCTACACCCCGGTGCGCTACAGCGCGCTGTCGATCGCCTTCAACGTGTCGGTGTCGCTGTTCGGCGGCACCACGCCGCTGGTCACTGCGTGGCTGGTCGAACGCACCGGCGATCCGCTGGTGCCGGCCTACTACCTGATGGGCGCGGCGGTGGTCGGCATCGCGACCATGGTCTTCGTGCGCGAAACCGCCGGCCTGCCGCTGCGCGGTTCGCCGCCGGCGGTGGCCAGCGAAGCCGAGGCGCATGCGCTGCTGCGCAGCGACGAGCCGCTGACCGTGGACCCGACCCGCCCCGAACTGCCGCCGTCGCCGCACGCGACGTCGCAGGCGATGCCGACCTGA
- a CDS encoding acetyl-CoA hydrolase/transferase family protein: MSAERILHPRLRERVVSAEAAAALIQPGETVAMSGFTGSGYPKAVPMALAQRIEAAHLQGQSFKIQLLTGASTAPELDGALAKADGIALRMPFQSDPDARQRINAGTLDYIDIHLSHVAQHVWFGFYGQIDTAVVEVAGIREDGSLIPSTSVGNNKTWLDLAKKVIVEVNDWQPAGIDGMHDVYYGTALPPHRKPIPLLHADDRIGEPSLRCDPDKIVAVVRTHGPDRNSPFTPADATSQRIAEHLIAFFQHEVGKGRLPPNLLPLQSGVGNIPNAVLAGLASSGFRDLSAFTEVIQDGMLDLLRSGVLKVASCTGFALSPEANEEFKRNIDFYRERIILRTQEISNHPELVRRLGCIGMNGMIEADLYGNVNSTHVMGSRIMNGIGGSGDFARNGFLSIFLSPSTAKHGSISSIVPMVSHVDHTEHDVSIIVTEHGLADLRGLPPRQRAQQLLAHCVDPSYRAQLQDYFDRALHASYGKHTPHLLPEALSWHQRWLDTGTMHAGG, translated from the coding sequence ATGTCCGCCGAACGCATCCTCCATCCCCGCCTGCGCGAGCGCGTCGTCAGCGCCGAGGCCGCGGCGGCGTTGATCCAGCCCGGCGAGACGGTGGCGATGAGCGGCTTCACCGGCTCCGGCTATCCCAAGGCGGTGCCGATGGCGCTGGCGCAGCGCATCGAGGCGGCGCACCTGCAGGGCCAGTCGTTCAAGATCCAATTGCTGACCGGCGCCTCCACCGCGCCGGAACTGGACGGCGCGCTGGCCAAGGCCGACGGCATCGCCCTGCGCATGCCGTTCCAGTCCGACCCGGACGCGCGCCAGCGCATCAACGCCGGCACGCTGGACTACATCGACATCCACCTCAGCCACGTCGCCCAGCACGTGTGGTTCGGCTTCTACGGGCAGATCGACACCGCGGTGGTGGAAGTGGCCGGCATCCGCGAAGACGGCAGCCTGATCCCGTCGACCTCGGTCGGCAACAACAAGACCTGGCTGGACCTGGCCAAGAAGGTGATCGTCGAGGTCAACGACTGGCAGCCGGCCGGCATCGACGGCATGCACGACGTGTACTACGGCACCGCGTTGCCACCACACCGCAAGCCGATCCCGCTGCTGCACGCCGACGACCGCATCGGCGAGCCGTCGCTGCGCTGCGACCCGGACAAGATCGTGGCGGTGGTGCGCACCCACGGCCCCGACCGCAACAGCCCGTTCACTCCCGCCGATGCCACCAGCCAGCGCATCGCCGAACACCTGATCGCGTTCTTCCAGCACGAGGTCGGCAAGGGCCGGCTGCCGCCGAACCTGCTGCCGCTGCAGTCCGGCGTGGGCAACATTCCCAACGCGGTGCTGGCCGGGCTGGCCAGCAGCGGCTTCCGCGACCTCAGCGCATTCACCGAGGTGATCCAGGACGGCATGCTCGACCTGTTGCGCAGCGGCGTGTTGAAGGTCGCCTCGTGCACCGGCTTCGCGCTGAGCCCGGAAGCCAACGAGGAGTTCAAGCGCAACATCGACTTCTATCGCGAGCGCATCATCCTGCGCACGCAGGAAATCTCCAACCATCCGGAACTGGTGCGGCGGCTGGGCTGCATCGGCATGAACGGCATGATCGAGGCCGACCTGTACGGCAACGTCAACTCCACCCACGTGATGGGCAGCCGCATCATGAACGGCATCGGCGGCTCCGGCGACTTCGCGCGCAACGGTTTCCTGTCGATCTTCCTCAGCCCCAGCACGGCGAAGCATGGCAGCATCTCCTCGATCGTGCCGATGGTCAGCCACGTCGACCACACCGAGCACGACGTCTCCATCATCGTCACCGAGCACGGCCTGGCCGACCTGCGCGGCCTGCCGCCGCGGCAGCGCGCGCAACAGTTGCTCGCGCACTGCGTGGACCCGAGCTACCGCGCGCAATTGCAGGACTACTTCGACCGCGCCCTGCACGCCAGCTACGGCAAGCACACCCCGCACCTGCTGCCCGAGGCGCTGTCCTGGCACCAGCGCTGGCTGGATACCGGTACCATGCACGCCGGCGGCTGA
- a CDS encoding AAA family ATPase — MLTTLAVSSYRSLRELVLPLAGLTLITGANGSGKSNVYRALRLLADTAQGGVIAALAREGGLPSALWAGPETLSRAVRRGEHPVEGTVRQQAVGLKLGYASDAFGYAIDLGLPMPSASAFGLDPQIKRECIWAGPWLRQSNLLVDRNGPAVRLRTQDDGWTDAGAGIANFDSVLAQFSDPRAAPEMHEVRENIRRWRFYDHFRTDAAAPARMAQIGTHTPVLSNDGADLAAALQTILEIGDADGLHAAVDDAFPGARLTIEVHAGRFDLAMHQHGLLRPLSAAELSDGTLRYLLWIAALLSPRPPELLVLNEPEASLHPDLLPALARLIGSAARQAQIIVVSHASRLIAALEQQPDCLHHLLIKEHGRTDVAGLRALDRPAWHWPSR; from the coding sequence ATGCTGACCACCCTGGCGGTTTCCTCCTATCGCTCCCTGCGCGAGCTGGTGCTGCCGCTGGCGGGGCTGACCCTGATCACCGGCGCCAACGGCAGCGGCAAGTCCAACGTCTACCGGGCGCTGCGCCTGCTCGCCGACACCGCCCAGGGCGGAGTGATCGCCGCACTGGCCCGCGAAGGCGGCTTGCCGTCGGCGCTGTGGGCCGGCCCGGAGACGCTGAGCCGCGCGGTCCGGCGCGGCGAGCATCCGGTCGAGGGCACGGTGCGGCAGCAGGCCGTCGGCCTGAAATTGGGCTACGCCAGCGACGCATTCGGCTATGCCATCGACCTGGGCCTGCCGATGCCGTCGGCGTCGGCCTTCGGGCTGGATCCGCAGATCAAGCGCGAATGCATCTGGGCCGGCCCCTGGCTGCGCCAGTCCAACCTGCTGGTGGACCGCAACGGGCCGGCGGTGCGCCTGCGGACCCAGGACGACGGCTGGACCGATGCCGGCGCCGGCATCGCCAATTTCGACAGCGTGCTGGCGCAGTTTTCCGATCCGCGCGCGGCACCGGAGATGCATGAGGTACGCGAGAACATCCGCCGCTGGCGCTTCTACGACCACTTCCGCACCGATGCCGCGGCACCGGCTCGCATGGCGCAGATCGGCACGCACACGCCGGTGCTGAGCAACGACGGCGCCGACCTCGCCGCGGCCCTGCAGACCATCCTGGAGATCGGCGATGCCGACGGCCTGCATGCGGCGGTGGACGATGCCTTCCCCGGCGCACGGTTGACGATCGAGGTGCATGCCGGCCGCTTCGACCTGGCGATGCACCAGCATGGCCTGCTGCGGCCGCTGTCGGCGGCGGAGTTGTCCGATGGCACCTTGCGCTATCTGCTGTGGATCGCCGCCCTGCTGAGCCCGCGCCCGCCGGAACTGCTGGTGCTCAACGAACCGGAAGCGAGCCTGCATCCGGACCTGCTGCCGGCGCTGGCGCGGCTGATCGGCAGCGCCGCGCGGCAGGCGCAGATCATCGTGGTCTCGCATGCCAGCCGGCTGATCGCGGCGCTGGAGCAGCAGCCGGACTGTCTGCACCACCTGCTGATCAAGGAGCACGGCCGGACCGACGTCGCCGGCCTGCGTGCGCTCGATCGGCCGGCATGGCATTGGCCCAGCCGCTGA